The Clostridium sp. DL-VIII DNA window AAAAGAAATAACTATGATTATTAATAATCTAATAATAAATTATTCTTTGGTATTTTGAGGAAAAGAGGGGCTTCAATGAATATGAGGAATGAAATAGAAGTTGTATTTTTTGACTTGTTCTTTACACTAATTACACCACGATATAATGAGTTTCGGAATGAAAATGATGTATTAGGAATAGCAAAAGAAGAATGGGAAAAGTATGCAGAAGATAATGAGCTATATTTAGAGAGGGCAACTGGAAGAGAAACAAATCCGCAAAAAATAATTGAAAGTATTGTTAAAAAAATTGGGATGACGGTTAGCAAGAATCAAATAAACGAAATTTTGCAGTTAAGAGAAAATAGATTTAAAAAATCATTAATTGACGTAGATTATAAAGTCATAAATGCTCTCTTGGATATAAAGAAGAGTGGAAAAAAGTTATGTTTAATTAGTAATGCGGATATAATTGATGTAATGTATTGGAGTGAATCTCCATTAAATTGCTTATTTGATGATAGAATATTTTCATATGAAGTGGGATATTTAAAGCCTCAAAGTGAAATATACGAAATTGCATTAAAGAAAATGAAGACTATTCCTGAAAAATGTTTTTTTGTTGGAGATGGCGGGTCTGATGAATTAAAAGGTGCAAAAAAACTGGGGATGAGGACTATACTAACAGGACATTTATTAGAAAAGGAAAGAAAAGATTATGATGCAATAAAAAATTTTGCTGATTTTTATATAATAGATTTTAGAGAGATTGTTGATATAATAAGGAATTAATAAATTTATTATAAAGTATAATGCAAAGTAGTTATTAGAAAAAAATTAGTGAGGAGTGTAAAATGCGTACAGAGCAAGAAATGTTTAATTTAATATTAAGTGCTGCAGAAAATGACGAAAGAATTCGCGCAGTTGTTATGAATGGTTCAAGGACAAATCGAAATGCTATAAAAGATATTTTTCAGGATTATGATATTGTATATGTTGTTAATGAAACTAAGCCATTTCGTGAAAAGAAGAACTGGATAGACAGATTCGGAGAAAGATTATATATGCAATATCCAGATGAAAATTCTTATTATGAAAATGATTTAGAGAATTCTTATGGATGGCTTATTCAATTTACAGACGGAAATCGTCTTGATTTGCATGTATGCACATTATCACATGTGCTAAAAGAAATTGAAAATGACAAGCTTTGTAAAATATTACTTGATAAAGATAAGTGTTTGCCTGACGTAGCAGAGGCAACAGATAAAGATTATTGGGTGAAGAAACCAACAGAGAATAATTTTTATGATACTTGTAATGAATTTTGGTGGTGTCTTAATAATGTTGCAAAAGGACTATGGAGAGAAGAAATACCTTATGTAATGGACATGTTAAATTATTATGTTCGCCCACAGTTAATTCGTTTAATGGAGTGGAAAATAGGATTTGATACAAATTTTACTGTGAGTGTTGGAAAATCAGGAAAGTATATGTATAGATGGTTAAAGAAAGAGACATGGGATATATTTTTAAAAACATATCCTTCAGGGCAAGTTCAAGGTATTTGGAAATCAGTTTTTATTATGTGCGATTTATTTGATGATATTGCTAAGGATGTAGCTTGCAATATGAAGGTTAAATACAATGAAATTGAAGCAAATAACAGTTTGAAATTCTTAAAGGATGTGCATTTATTACCAAAAAATGCAAAAGAAATATATCAATAATATTCAAATAAAACTAATGCTCAATGTTTTTTAATTGTTGTAACAAGTAGTGATAGGTATGAAGATATTTATATAATGGGGGAAGACTATGAAGATAAGGAAAATGATTATTGATGATTACCAAGCAGTATATGAGTTATGGAATAATACACCTGGAATGGGTATGAGGAATGTAGATGATTCAAAAGAAGGTATTGAAAAGTATCTTAAAAGAAACCCTGAAACCTGCTTTGTTGCAGAAGTTGAAAATAAAATAGTTGGTGTTATTTTGAGTGGACATGATGGTAGAAGAGGCTATATATATCATACAGCAGTTAGTAATACCACTCGAAAGCAGGGAATAGGTACAAAATTAGTGAATACTGCAATTGAGGCATTAAAAGAGCAAGGAATAAATAAGGTTGCGTTGGTAGCTTTTGAAACAAATGAATTAGGAAATTCTTTTTGGAAATCGCAAGGATTTGAAGAGAGAAATGATTTAGTATATAGAAATAAGAGCCTTAATGATGATAATGTTTAATTATAAAAAATTAATATGATTTAAGGCCGCACTTTTAGAATTAAAAATAATTGATGATGCGAGCAGTTTCTAAAATTAGATGAGGAGTTGATAATATGAATTATAGAGTTGACATACTTTTATTTGATGAATTTGAAACCTTAGATGTATTTGGCCCTGTTGAAATATTTGGGCGATTACCAGAGATTTTTAAATTGAATTTTATATCAGTTAATGGTGGGCTTGTTGAAAGTTCTCAAAAAGTAAAAGTAGAGACTAATTTATATGCAAAAGATGTTGATACTTTGAAAATTTTATTTGTACCAGGTGGAAGTGGTACAAGAGAAAAGGTTAATGATAATAATTTTATTAACTTCATTGAAAATATTTCTAAAGAATCAAAATACATAATTAGTGTATGTACTGGTTCGGCTTTACTTGCAAAAGCAGGAATTTTAAATGGACAAAGAGCAACAACAAATAAAAGAGCATTTAAGTGGGTTACAGAACAAAACGAAGATGTATTATGGGTAAAAGAAGCAAGATGGGTAAGGAATGGTAACATATATACATCTTCTGGAGTATCGGCAGGAATGGATATGGCCCTTGGTTTTATAGAAGACCTAATGGGAAAAGAAAAAGCATTAGAGATTAGCCGACATATTGAATATTTCTGGAATGAAGACAGTAACTATGATCCATTTTCTAAAATGTATGAATGATTAGATAAAAATTAAAGGCTCACCATTTCTCGTTATATGGTAAGCCTATTTATTGAGCGATTATTGCTTTTGAGTATTCTTTAGAGCTGAAACAAGTGAATTTACACAAGTTTCTATATCGCTGTCATTGGACATTTCAGTACCAATTTCAATAAGTAATGAATTTTTAGATAAATCTTGATTAAAGCATAATTGTCCACGATGATAAGAAAGTATTTCTGCTTTAATTTCATTTGAATTATTGATATTTTGTGATAGCTCTTCAGCAAATTTTTTATTTTCTTCATAAAAAGGACTATTTTCTGCAAGAACAAGTAGTATCTTTCTTTTATCAGCTTTAGAATCATCTGACATATATCGATGTATGTCTAAGAGAGTTGTGTCTGAATAATTTTTTACATCAGTTGTTATTAAATCACGTGAATTCTTATACGAATCAGCATATTCTTCAGGTACTGTACACTTGATAAAATTGCTTTTAAGACCTTCATTAACAAGTTTATTATTAATTGAAGCACCTACATCGGTTATATTTATACCTGATGGGTAATCTTCATCAGCATGACTGTTATAAATTACTATGTCAGATGAAAATGGTGCTATAGAATTTGTGTAATCAGCTTGTGATTTTTTTATATTGGCTGTGGCTTTTTCATTAGATGTATTATTAACTATATTATTAGAAGGTGTGATTGGTGATGGTGTTTGTAATACTGAAGTATTAGTAATACCTGGCTTAGAAGCATTTATTTCAATTCCGATGCCGCCTATAAAAACAACAATAATAGTTCCAAGCAATATTCCTTTAAAACTAATCTTCTTATATCTTGAAATCATAAGAATCCTCCTTTTTATTTCCGAATTATTCATAACCATTGAAGTCGTACCAGCAAGTCTATTGCTACATCCACATAACTCCAATACTTTTATTAATACATTACCATATTGTATATTTTCGCCTTCATTCAAATAAGAAATCACATGGTTATCACATGAAAATTCACAGTCTTTTTTCATTTTATTAAGACTATAAAGAATTATTGGATTAAACCAATAAATAATAGATAATAAAGTTATGATTAAATTTATTAATAGATCTTTTTTCTTCAAATGAGTTAATTCGTGCATTATAATATACTTAAAATCTTCAGAATCAATATTTTTTGCTATATTTATTGGAATTAATATCTTTGGTTTTATTAAACCACATAAAGAAGGACTGTTTATTTTAGGGCAGTATAATAATTCTACTGCAGTTTTTACATGCATAATGCTTCTGCAATTATATAGAATTTCTTTATGTGAGTTATTTACATCTTTAATGGAAAATTCAACAATTTGCTTAAGTTTTTTATGTGCTGAAATAAATATCCATATTAATAACATAACTCCTAATATCCAGAGAAAAACGAATAGTTTTTCAATGTGAATTTGGGTTTTGAATGGTATATAAATGTGTGGATTGAGTTTAGTGTTATATGAAAGCTTAAAAGAATTTATTGGTGTTAAATCTTCTAAACCTATGTCTTGAGGTTGTTTTACAGAATTTGTTTGTGCATTTTGTGAATCTTCATTAGTACTATTCTGTATATATAAGCTTTGGTTTATATTGGGAAAACTTAGAGGGGTTTCTGGTCCGAAAGGAATTATTAATTTTATAAGTAAGATTAACCAGATATAATAATGAAATGTAG harbors:
- a CDS encoding HAD-IA family hydrolase, translated to MNMRNEIEVVFFDLFFTLITPRYNEFRNENDVLGIAKEEWEKYAEDNELYLERATGRETNPQKIIESIVKKIGMTVSKNQINEILQLRENRFKKSLIDVDYKVINALLDIKKSGKKLCLISNADIIDVMYWSESPLNCLFDDRIFSYEVGYLKPQSEIYEIALKKMKTIPEKCFFVGDGGSDELKGAKKLGMRTILTGHLLEKERKDYDAIKNFADFYIIDFREIVDIIRN
- a CDS encoding aminoglycoside 6-adenylyltransferase, with the translated sequence MRTEQEMFNLILSAAENDERIRAVVMNGSRTNRNAIKDIFQDYDIVYVVNETKPFREKKNWIDRFGERLYMQYPDENSYYENDLENSYGWLIQFTDGNRLDLHVCTLSHVLKEIENDKLCKILLDKDKCLPDVAEATDKDYWVKKPTENNFYDTCNEFWWCLNNVAKGLWREEIPYVMDMLNYYVRPQLIRLMEWKIGFDTNFTVSVGKSGKYMYRWLKKETWDIFLKTYPSGQVQGIWKSVFIMCDLFDDIAKDVACNMKVKYNEIEANNSLKFLKDVHLLPKNAKEIYQ
- a CDS encoding GNAT family N-acetyltransferase, translated to MKIRKMIIDDYQAVYELWNNTPGMGMRNVDDSKEGIEKYLKRNPETCFVAEVENKIVGVILSGHDGRRGYIYHTAVSNTTRKQGIGTKLVNTAIEALKEQGINKVALVAFETNELGNSFWKSQGFEERNDLVYRNKSLNDDNV
- a CDS encoding DJ-1/PfpI family protein, whose translation is MNYRVDILLFDEFETLDVFGPVEIFGRLPEIFKLNFISVNGGLVESSQKVKVETNLYAKDVDTLKILFVPGGSGTREKVNDNNFINFIENISKESKYIISVCTGSALLAKAGILNGQRATTNKRAFKWVTEQNEDVLWVKEARWVRNGNIYTSSGVSAGMDMALGFIEDLMGKEKALEISRHIEYFWNEDSNYDPFSKMYE
- a CDS encoding M56 family metallopeptidase, with amino-acid sequence MILIIKRVFRDKLNPTFHYYIWLILLIKLIIPFGPETPLSFPNINQSLYIQNSTNEDSQNAQTNSVKQPQDIGLEDLTPINSFKLSYNTKLNPHIYIPFKTQIHIEKLFVFLWILGVMLLIWIFISAHKKLKQIVEFSIKDVNNSHKEILYNCRSIMHVKTAVELLYCPKINSPSLCGLIKPKILIPINIAKNIDSEDFKYIIMHELTHLKKKDLLINLIITLLSIIYWFNPIILYSLNKMKKDCEFSCDNHVISYLNEGENIQYGNVLIKVLELCGCSNRLAGTTSMVMNNSEIKRRILMISRYKKISFKGILLGTIIVVFIGGIGIEINASKPGITNTSVLQTPSPITPSNNIVNNTSNEKATANIKKSQADYTNSIAPFSSDIVIYNSHADEDYPSGINITDVGASINNKLVNEGLKSNFIKCTVPEEYADSYKNSRDLITTDVKNYSDTTLLDIHRYMSDDSKADKRKILLVLAENSPFYEENKKFAEELSQNINNSNEIKAEILSYHRGQLCFNQDLSKNSLLIEIGTEMSNDSDIETCVNSLVSALKNTQKQ